One stretch of Hymenobacter sublimis DNA includes these proteins:
- a CDS encoding amidohydrolase family protein, producing the protein MTYSFPLLLLMAVLGLLPPGCSPPFATNEADLLLENGMLVDPGTQTLVKRTLLLRHGRVARVYVTPPASYAGPRLDVAGRYLLPGLTDMHIHAVGNLGPGSPADTMTVAEVTRRQLYCGVMRTLDLFNDEARVLAARNAQRARPGPSADLYCAGPALTCAGGHGTEYAIPTRTINSPAEATRVVNALAAQHPDVVKVIYDHYATWMPTIDQATLVAALRTAHQHRLKTVVHVGTWQDVRDALQAGATAVTHVPPDALPADIGPLFLRHGAYFIPALAVQTELAHFARDSSLLDDPLLRAVSSPALRRSYRSESGYSPGLQAFVRWQRQHEATVQQSVRTLGQQGVRLLAGTDAGNPGTFQGYSLHRELELLAAAGLSNWAVLAAATTQASTFFGEPAGFAPGSPANFLVLRQSPVSAVQHARAIDYIIQRGRLIDRQKLLTP; encoded by the coding sequence ATGACGTATTCTTTTCCGCTGCTGCTGTTAATGGCCGTCCTTGGTCTGCTGCCGCCGGGTTGCTCCCCGCCTTTCGCGACCAATGAAGCAGACTTACTGCTGGAAAACGGCATGCTAGTCGACCCAGGCACCCAAACGCTGGTCAAACGGACGCTGTTGCTGCGACACGGCCGCGTCGCGCGCGTCTACGTCACCCCACCCGCGAGTTACGCCGGCCCGCGTCTCGACGTCGCCGGCCGGTACCTGTTACCCGGCCTGACCGATATGCACATCCACGCCGTTGGTAACCTCGGTCCCGGTTCCCCGGCCGACACGATGACCGTGGCGGAGGTGACCCGCCGGCAACTTTACTGCGGGGTGATGCGCACACTGGACCTGTTCAACGACGAGGCCCGGGTGTTGGCAGCCCGCAACGCCCAACGCGCCCGCCCCGGTCCCTCGGCCGACCTGTACTGTGCCGGTCCGGCGCTAACCTGTGCGGGGGGGCATGGCACGGAATACGCGATACCCACGCGTACCATCAACTCGCCCGCCGAGGCAACGCGCGTTGTGAACGCCTTGGCCGCGCAGCACCCCGATGTCGTGAAGGTCATTTACGACCATTACGCCACCTGGATGCCCACCATTGACCAGGCTACCCTGGTGGCCGCGCTTCGCACCGCTCACCAGCACCGGTTGAAAACCGTGGTGCACGTGGGGACCTGGCAGGACGTACGCGACGCCCTGCAGGCGGGGGCCACCGCAGTTACCCACGTACCCCCGGACGCGCTACCCGCCGATATCGGGCCGCTGTTCTTGCGCCACGGGGCCTACTTCATTCCGGCCCTGGCGGTGCAGACCGAGTTGGCCCACTTCGCCCGCGACAGCAGTTTGCTGGATGACCCCTTGCTGCGGGCCGTGAGCAGCCCGGCCCTCCGCCGGAGTTATCGGTCCGAATCGGGTTATTCGCCCGGCCTGCAAGCCTTCGTTCGCTGGCAGCGGCAGCACGAGGCCACGGTCCAACAGAGCGTGCGCACACTGGGCCAGCAGGGCGTCCGGCTGCTCGCGGGCACTGACGCCGGTAATCCGGGCACGTTCCAGGGCTATTCGCTCCATCGGGAATTGGAATTGCTGGCGGCGGCCGGACTCTCCAATTGGGCCGTGCTCGCGGCGGCCACGACCCAAGCCAGTACTTTTTTTGGCGAACCCGCTGGTTTCGCACCCGGTAGCCCGGCCAATTTTTTGGTGTTGCGGCAGTCCCCGGTTTCGGCCGTTCAACACGCCCGGGCCATCGACTATATTATTCAACGCGGCCGGCTAATCGACCGTCAAAAATTGCTTACTCCGTAA